In one Corythoichthys intestinalis isolate RoL2023-P3 chromosome 16, ASM3026506v1, whole genome shotgun sequence genomic region, the following are encoded:
- the mettl22 gene encoding methyltransferase-like protein 22 gives MNQIIFQHDSVLSDVHMLLPNAHNIMTRLNKVGQPVFISKFKFLSNAEKQDRKCEATSENSDCEAYVTQGKDRDEKHERTVAPALDEDGDLDIPNRPRNNVTEDCTREVICPVILRQSDTSAVQNEVNTDDEADECFDDIIRIEHTMATPLEDVGKQVWRGALLLADFILSQPLMFKGATVIELGAGVGLTSVIMSTLAKRVYCTDVGDDLLSMCQRNIVLNEQMIELAGGEVRVRQLDWLRSDLCTDADVELSWTEEEVADIHDNVSFIIAADVCYDDDLTDGFFRTLYRLCSNFAHNCTIFISIEKRFNFTLQKMDVSCDAYNHFQHCLSQLEDMVDGKCLFTVEQLPSTFPQFLQYERIDQLELWKVTANRVSFDKDQSNSQELTS, from the exons TTTTCATCTCCAAATTCAAGTTTTTATCCAATGCCGAAAAACAGGACAGGAAGTGTGAGGCAACgagtgaaaacagcgactgtgaaGCATATGTTACGCAAGGAAAAGACAGAGATGAGAAACATGAAAGAACTGTAGCGCCAGCTTTGGATGAGGATGGAGATCTCGACATTCCAAACCG ACCCAGGAATAATGTTACAGAGGATTGCACCAGAGAAGTGATCTGCCCTGTCATTCTCAGACAATCCGATACAAGTGCAGTACAAAACGAAGTGAATACAGATGATGAAGCAGACGAGTGCTTTGATGACATTATACGGATTG AGCATACTATGGCCACACCCCTGGAGGATGTTGGCAAACAG GTTTGGAGAGGAGCATTACTCTTGGCTGACTTCATTCTTTCTCAGCCCCTCATGTTCAAAGGCGCAACAGTTATTGAGTTAGGAGCTGGTGTTGGTTTAACCAGTGTTATCATGTCCACGTTAGCCAAAAGAGTGTACTGCACAG ATGTCGGAGATGACCTTTTAAGCATGTGCCAGAGAAATATAGTTCTAAATGAACAAATGATTGAGCTTGCAG GCGGGGAAGTGAGAGTGAGACAGTTGGATTGGCTCCGATCTGATCTTTGCACAG ATGCTGATGTGGAACTTAGCTGGACAGAGGAGGAAGTAGCTGATATACATGACAATGTCAGTTTCATCATTGCTGCTGACG TTTGCTACGATGATGATCTGACCGATGGCTTCTTTCGAACACTGTACCGACTGTGCAGTAACTTTGCTCACAATTGCACCATCtttatttccattgaaaaaaG gtttAACTTCACCCTGCAAAAAATGGATGTATCTTGCGACGCTTACAACCATTTCCAACACTGCCTGTCGCAGCTTGAGGACATGGTGGATGGGAAATGCCTGTTCACAGTAGAACAGCTTCCTTCTACGTTCCCCCAATTTCTTCAGTATGAACGCATAGATCAGTTG GAGCTGTGGAAGGTGACTGCCAATAGAGTCTCATTTGACAAAGACCAGTCCAATTCCCAGGAATTAACTTCTTGA